One stretch of Pseudomonas azotoformans DNA includes these proteins:
- the cadR gene encoding Cd(II)/Pb(II)-responsive transcriptional regulator: protein MKIGELAKLTDCPVETIRYYEKEGLLPPPARTDANYRVYTQAHTERLVFIRNCRSLDMTLEEIRSLLGLRDSPQDQCESVNALIDEHIHHVKARIDGLLALQEQLLDLRQRCGGGDQCGILQRLEVSGSVLASEAEPSHVGRSHGH, encoded by the coding sequence ATGAAGATCGGCGAACTGGCCAAACTGACCGACTGCCCGGTGGAAACCATCCGTTACTACGAGAAGGAAGGCCTGCTGCCGCCCCCGGCGCGCACCGACGCCAACTACCGCGTGTACACCCAGGCACACACCGAGCGGCTGGTGTTTATCCGCAACTGCCGCAGCCTGGACATGACCCTGGAAGAAATCCGGAGCCTGCTGGGCCTACGGGACAGCCCCCAGGACCAGTGCGAAAGCGTGAATGCGTTGATCGACGAGCATATCCACCATGTGAAGGCGCGGATCGATGGGCTGTTGGCGTTGCAGGAGCAACTGCTGGACTTGCGCCAGCGCTGTGGTGGCGGGGATCAGTGCGGGATTCTGCAGCGGCTGGAAGTCAGCGGCAGTGTGTTGGCCAGTGAGGCTGAGCCTTCCCATGTGGGCAGAAGCCACGGCCATTAA
- the ptsP gene encoding phosphoenolpyruvate--protein phosphotransferase, with translation MLNTLRKIVQEVNSAKDLKAALGIIVLRVKEAMGSQVCSVYLLDPETNRFVLMATEGLNKRSIGKVSMAPNEGLVGLVGTREEPLNLENAADHPRYRYFAETGEERYASFLGAPIIHHRRVVGVLVIQQKERRQFDEGEEAFLVTMSAQLAGVIAHAEATGSIRGLGREGKGIQEAKFVGVPGSPGAAVGTAVVMLPPADLDVVPDKTVTDIDAEIKLFKTALEGVRADMRNLSNKLATQLRPEERALFDVYQMMLDDASLGNEVKTVIKTGQWAQGALRQVVTDHVNRFEMMDDDYLRERASDVRDLGRRLLAYLQEDRTTNMVFPDNTILVSEELTATQLGEVPEGKLVGLVSVLGSGNSHVAILARAMGIPTVMGLVDLPYAKVDGIDMIVDGHRGEVFTNPSEVLRKQYAEVVEEEKQLALGLDSLRELPCVTTDGHRVPLLVNTGLLADVARAQQRGAEGVGLYRTEVPFMINQRFPSEKEQLAIYREQLQAFHPLPVTMRSLDIGGDKSLSYFPIKEDNPFLGWRGIRVTLDHPEIFLVQTRAMLKASEGLNNLRILLPMISGTHELEEALHLIHRAWGEVRDEGADVPMPPIGVMIEIPAAVYQAKELARQVDFLSVGSNDLTQYLLAVDRNNPRVADLYDYLHPAVLQALQHVVRDAHAEGKPVSICGEMAGDPAAAVLLMAMGFDSLSMNATNLPKVKWMLRQVELSMAKELLAELMTIDNPQVIHSSLQLALKNLGLTRMINPASAKTL, from the coding sequence ATGCTCAATACGCTGCGCAAGATCGTCCAGGAAGTTAACTCCGCCAAGGATCTCAAGGCGGCGTTGGGGATTATTGTGTTGCGCGTCAAGGAAGCCATGGGCAGCCAGGTCTGCTCGGTTTACCTGCTGGACCCCGAGACCAACCGTTTTGTGCTGATGGCCACGGAGGGCTTGAACAAGCGCTCCATCGGCAAGGTCAGCATGGCGCCCAATGAAGGTCTGGTGGGCCTGGTGGGGACGCGTGAAGAACCCCTGAACCTTGAAAACGCGGCCGATCACCCGCGTTATCGCTACTTTGCCGAAACCGGTGAAGAACGTTACGCCTCGTTCCTCGGTGCACCGATCATTCACCACCGCCGCGTCGTCGGTGTGTTGGTTATCCAGCAAAAAGAGCGCCGCCAGTTCGACGAGGGTGAAGAAGCCTTCCTCGTGACCATGAGCGCACAGCTCGCCGGGGTTATTGCCCACGCTGAAGCCACCGGCTCGATTCGCGGCCTGGGGCGCGAAGGCAAGGGTATCCAGGAAGCCAAGTTCGTTGGTGTGCCCGGTTCGCCAGGTGCTGCGGTCGGTACGGCGGTGGTCATGCTGCCGCCGGCGGATCTGGACGTGGTGCCGGACAAGACCGTCACCGACATCGATGCTGAAATCAAACTGTTCAAGACCGCCCTGGAAGGCGTGCGCGCCGACATGCGCAACCTGTCGAACAAGCTGGCCACCCAACTGCGTCCCGAAGAGCGTGCGTTGTTTGACGTGTACCAGATGATGCTGGATGACGCGTCGCTGGGTAACGAAGTCAAGACCGTGATCAAGACCGGCCAATGGGCCCAGGGCGCGCTGCGCCAGGTGGTCACCGATCACGTCAACCGCTTCGAGATGATGGATGACGACTACCTGCGTGAGCGGGCCTCGGATGTGCGCGACCTCGGTCGCCGTCTGCTGGCGTACCTGCAGGAAGATCGCACCACCAATATGGTCTTCCCCGACAACACTATCCTGGTCAGTGAGGAACTGACGGCAACCCAGCTTGGCGAAGTGCCGGAAGGCAAGTTGGTGGGTCTGGTCTCGGTACTGGGTTCGGGCAACTCCCACGTCGCTATCCTGGCTCGTGCCATGGGCATCCCGACGGTGATGGGCCTGGTGGACCTGCCGTACGCCAAGGTCGACGGCATCGACATGATCGTCGATGGTCATCGCGGCGAAGTTTTCACCAACCCCAGCGAAGTGCTGCGCAAGCAATACGCCGAAGTGGTTGAGGAAGAGAAACAACTGGCGCTGGGCCTTGATTCATTGCGCGAACTGCCGTGCGTGACGACTGATGGCCATCGTGTACCGTTGTTGGTCAACACCGGCCTGCTGGCTGACGTGGCCCGTGCGCAACAGCGCGGCGCTGAAGGTGTGGGGCTGTACCGCACTGAAGTGCCGTTCATGATCAACCAGCGTTTCCCGAGCGAGAAGGAGCAGCTGGCGATTTATCGCGAGCAACTGCAGGCCTTCCACCCGTTGCCGGTGACCATGCGCAGCCTGGACATCGGCGGCGACAAGTCACTGTCGTATTTCCCGATCAAGGAGGACAACCCGTTCCTCGGCTGGCGTGGCATTCGCGTCACACTCGACCACCCCGAAATTTTCCTGGTACAGACCCGCGCCATGCTCAAGGCCAGCGAAGGCCTGAACAACCTGCGCATCCTGCTGCCGATGATCTCCGGCACCCATGAGCTGGAAGAGGCGTTGCATCTTATCCACCGCGCCTGGGGCGAAGTACGCGACGAAGGCGCCGACGTACCGATGCCACCGATTGGCGTGATGATCGAAATCCCGGCGGCGGTGTACCAGGCCAAGGAGCTGGCGCGGCAGGTGGACTTCCTGTCAGTGGGTTCCAACGACCTGACTCAATACCTGCTGGCCGTGGACCGTAACAACCCACGGGTGGCCGACCTCTACGACTACCTGCATCCGGCGGTGCTGCAAGCCCTGCAACATGTGGTGCGCGACGCCCATGCCGAAGGCAAGCCGGTGAGCATCTGCGGAGAAATGGCTGGTGACCCGGCGGCGGCAGTGTTGTTGATGGCGATGGGCTTTGACAGCCTGTCGATGAACGCCACCAACTTGCCGAAGGTGAAGTGGATGCTGCGCCAGGTTGAACTGAGCATGGCCAAGGAGCTGTTGGCGGAGTTGATGACCATCGACAACCCGCAAGTTATCCACAGCTCGTTGCAGTTGGCCCTGAAGAACCTGGGGCTGACGCGGATGATCAACCCAGCTTCCGCAAAAACCTTGTAG
- the rpiA gene encoding ribose-5-phosphate isomerase RpiA: protein MTQDQLKQAVAQAAVDLILPKLDDKSIVGVGTGSTANCFIDALAQHKGAFDGAVASSEATAARLKGHGIPVYELNTVSDLEFYIDGADESDEHLNLIKGGGAALTREKIVAAVAKTFICIADASKLVPVLGAFPLPVEVIPMARSHVARELVKLGGDPVYREGVLTDNGNIILDVFNMQITNPVELETQINAIVGVVTNGLFAARPADVLLLGTAEGVKTLKA, encoded by the coding sequence ATGACCCAGGATCAACTCAAACAGGCAGTGGCCCAGGCCGCCGTCGATTTAATCCTCCCTAAACTCGACGACAAGAGCATCGTCGGTGTCGGCACCGGCTCCACTGCCAACTGCTTTATTGATGCACTGGCCCAGCACAAAGGCGCATTCGATGGCGCCGTGGCCAGCTCCGAAGCCACCGCCGCACGCCTCAAGGGCCACGGCATTCCGGTGTACGAGCTCAACACCGTGAGCGACCTGGAGTTCTACATCGACGGCGCCGATGAAAGCGACGAACACCTGAACCTGATCAAAGGCGGCGGCGCAGCCCTGACCCGCGAGAAGATCGTCGCTGCCGTGGCCAAGACCTTCATCTGCATCGCCGACGCCAGCAAGCTGGTGCCGGTACTCGGCGCCTTCCCGCTGCCGGTGGAAGTGATCCCGATGGCCCGCAGCCACGTGGCCCGCGAGCTGGTGAAGCTGGGCGGCGACCCGGTGTACCGCGAAGGCGTGCTGACCGACAACGGCAACATCATCCTCGACGTGTTCAACATGCAGATCACCAACCCGGTGGAGCTTGAAACCCAGATCAACGCGATTGTCGGCGTGGTCACCAACGGCCTGTTCGCGGCGCGCCCGGCCGATGTACTGCTGTTGGGCACCGCCGAAGGCGTCAAAACCCTCAAGGCCTGA
- a CDS encoding RNA pyrophosphohydrolase, translating to MIDPDGFRPNVGIILTNDAGQVLWARRINQDAWQFPQGGINPDETPEDALYRELNEEVGLEREDVQILACTRGWLRYRLPQRLVRTHSQPLCIGQKQKWFLLRLISNEQRVRMDLTGKPEFDGWRWVSYWYPLGQVVTFKREVYRRALKELAPRLLARD from the coding sequence GTGATCGACCCCGATGGTTTCCGTCCTAATGTCGGGATTATTCTTACGAATGATGCCGGACAGGTGCTATGGGCTCGCCGAATCAACCAAGATGCCTGGCAGTTTCCTCAAGGTGGAATCAACCCCGACGAGACCCCTGAAGACGCCTTGTACCGCGAGTTGAACGAAGAAGTCGGCCTTGAGCGCGAAGATGTGCAAATTCTGGCCTGTACCCGTGGCTGGTTGCGCTATCGTTTGCCGCAACGCCTGGTGCGTACCCACAGCCAACCGCTGTGCATCGGCCAGAAGCAGAAATGGTTTCTCCTGCGCCTGATCTCCAACGAGCAGCGGGTGCGGATGGATTTGACCGGTAAACCGGAGTTCGATGGCTGGCGCTGGGTCAGCTATTGGTACCCGTTGGGCCAGGTGGTGACATTCAAGCGCGAGGTTTATCGTCGCGCGCTCAAAGAGCTTGCCCCGCGCCTTTTAGCGCGCGACTGA
- a CDS encoding SdiA-regulated domain-containing protein → MQRLARPKPLFIMLALITLVSAGAVAQHFRLFERAWFNWQVWRQPADERSIGLADYQVTLEAKVIEGLDDDVSALTYDPVRKSLFTVTNKNAELIELSLEGKILRRIPLIGFGDAEAVEFISDNIYVISDERQQRLIKVHVDDDTQFLDAVDAEQMTLGLHVGGNKGFEGLAYDSVGKRLFVAKERDPMLIYEVHGFPHFKPEKTYSVHVINNPKRDAGLFVRDLSSLQYDERSGHLLALSDESFLVLELDIDGRPLSSLSLLNGRHGLTKRVPQAEGIAMDDEGALYLVSEPNLFYVFKKPR, encoded by the coding sequence ATGCAACGACTAGCCCGCCCCAAACCCCTGTTTATCATGCTGGCGCTGATCACCCTGGTCAGCGCCGGGGCCGTTGCGCAGCATTTTCGCCTGTTCGAACGTGCCTGGTTCAATTGGCAAGTGTGGCGCCAGCCGGCCGATGAACGCTCGATCGGCCTGGCGGACTACCAGGTAACGCTGGAAGCCAAGGTCATCGAGGGGCTCGACGACGATGTGTCGGCCCTGACCTACGACCCGGTGCGCAAAAGCCTGTTCACCGTCACCAATAAAAACGCCGAACTGATCGAGTTGTCCCTGGAAGGCAAGATCCTGCGACGCATCCCCTTGATCGGGTTTGGCGATGCCGAAGCTGTGGAGTTCATCAGCGACAACATCTATGTCATCAGCGATGAGCGCCAGCAGCGGCTGATCAAGGTGCATGTGGATGACGACACCCAGTTCCTCGACGCCGTCGATGCGGAGCAGATGACCCTGGGCCTGCACGTCGGTGGCAACAAGGGCTTTGAAGGCCTGGCGTATGACTCGGTGGGCAAGCGCCTGTTCGTGGCCAAGGAGCGCGACCCGATGCTGATCTACGAGGTGCACGGCTTCCCGCATTTCAAGCCGGAAAAAACCTACTCGGTGCACGTGATCAACAACCCCAAGCGCGATGCCGGGTTGTTTGTGCGTGACCTGTCGAGCCTGCAATACGATGAACGCAGCGGCCATCTGCTGGCGCTGTCGGATGAATCGTTCCTGGTGCTGGAACTGGATATCGACGGTCGCCCGCTGAGCAGTCTGTCACTGCTCAACGGGCGTCATGGCCTGACGAAGCGAGTGCCGCAGGCCGAAGGGATCGCCATGGATGACGAGGGCGCGTTGTACCTCGTCAGCGAGCCGAACCTGTTCTACGTCTTCAAGAAGCCCCGCTGA
- the ilvA gene encoding threonine ammonia-lyase, biosynthetic, producing MLEQYVKKILTSRVYDVAVETPLQTARQLSERLGNQVWLKREDLQPVFSFKIRGAYNKLTQLSAEERARGVVTASAGNHAQGLALAAKVLGVKATIVMPKTTPEIKVEGVRSRGGKVVLHGDSFPEALAYSLKLVDEKGYVYIHPYDDPHTIAGQGTVAMEILRQHPGPLDAIFVPVGGGGLIAGIAAYVKYLRPEIKIIGVEPDDSNCLQAAMAAGERVVLPSVGLFADGVAVAQIGQHTFDICKDYVDEVITVSTDEICAAIKDIYDDTRSITEPAGALGVAGIKKYVETRGVTGQTLVAIDSGANVNFDRLRHVAERAELGEGREAIIAVTIPEKPGSFKAFCEAVGKRQITEFNYRYHSGSEAHIFVGVQTHPENDPRSALIASLTSQGFPVLDLTENELAKLHIRHMVGGHAAKVSDEVVLRFEFPERPGALFNFLNKLGGRWNISMFHYRNHGAADGRVVAGLQVPADERHLVPAALEAIGYPYWDESDNPAYKLFLG from the coding sequence ATGCTTGAACAGTACGTCAAAAAGATCCTCACCTCGCGCGTTTACGACGTTGCCGTAGAAACCCCGTTGCAGACCGCCCGCCAGCTCTCCGAGCGGCTGGGCAACCAGGTCTGGCTCAAGCGTGAAGACTTGCAGCCGGTGTTCTCGTTCAAGATTCGCGGCGCCTATAACAAGCTGACCCAACTGAGCGCCGAAGAACGTGCGCGCGGCGTGGTCACCGCGTCGGCCGGCAACCATGCCCAGGGCCTGGCCCTGGCGGCGAAGGTGCTGGGGGTCAAGGCCACCATCGTGATGCCCAAGACCACGCCGGAAATCAAGGTCGAAGGCGTGCGCTCCCGCGGCGGCAAAGTAGTGCTGCATGGCGATTCCTTCCCGGAAGCCCTGGCCTACTCGCTGAAACTGGTCGACGAAAAAGGCTACGTCTATATCCACCCCTACGATGATCCACACACCATTGCCGGGCAGGGCACCGTGGCGATGGAGATCCTGCGCCAGCATCCAGGGCCGTTGGACGCGATTTTCGTACCAGTGGGCGGCGGCGGGCTGATTGCCGGTATTGCGGCGTACGTGAAATACCTGCGCCCCGAGATCAAGATCATCGGCGTCGAGCCGGACGACTCCAACTGCCTGCAAGCCGCCATGGCTGCTGGCGAGCGCGTGGTGTTGCCGAGCGTGGGCCTCTTTGCCGATGGCGTGGCGGTGGCGCAGATCGGCCAGCACACCTTCGACATCTGCAAGGACTATGTGGATGAAGTGATCACCGTGAGCACCGACGAGATCTGTGCGGCGATCAAGGACATCTACGACGACACCCGTTCCATCACCGAGCCGGCCGGGGCATTGGGCGTGGCTGGGATCAAGAAGTACGTCGAGACCCGTGGCGTCACCGGGCAGACCCTGGTCGCCATCGACTCCGGTGCCAACGTCAACTTCGACCGCCTGCGCCATGTGGCCGAGCGCGCCGAACTGGGTGAAGGCCGCGAAGCCATCATCGCCGTGACCATCCCCGAGAAGCCCGGTAGTTTCAAGGCGTTCTGCGAGGCTGTGGGCAAGCGCCAGATCACCGAATTCAACTACCGCTACCACTCCGGCAGCGAGGCGCACATCTTCGTCGGCGTGCAGACCCACCCGGAAAATGATCCGCGCAGCGCACTTATCGCCAGCCTGACCAGCCAGGGTTTCCCGGTGCTGGACCTGACCGAGAACGAACTGGCCAAGTTGCACATTCGCCATATGGTCGGCGGGCACGCGGCCAAGGTCAGCGATGAAGTGGTGTTGCGCTTCGAGTTTCCGGAGCGTCCGGGGGCGTTGTTCAACTTTCTTAACAAATTGGGCGGGCGCTGGAACATCTCGATGTTCCACTATCGCAACCACGGCGCAGCAGACGGCCGTGTGGTCGCCGGCCTGCAAGTGCCGGCGGATGAACGTCACCTGGTACCGGCCGCCCTGGAAGCCATCGGCTACCCGTACTGGGATGAAAGCGATAACCCGGCCTACAAACTGTTCCTCGGTTGA
- a CDS encoding NRDE family protein, translating to MCLIVFAWRPGHAQPLIVAANRDEFYARPSLPLAQWPDAPEVYAGRDQEAGGTWLGVNADGRFAALTNIRDPHQPPARKSRGELVARFLNGSLPIDEYLADVNGRSIEYAGFNLLVGTRDELWHYNANHTEPTRLAAGVYGLSNAGLDTPWPKLLKAKAALGAVLDDPQPEALLDILSDPQTAPFADLPDTGVGLATESLLSSVFIASPSYGTRASTALIVSADGTRLMVERSFGPHGGRLGEVELNL from the coding sequence ATGTGCCTGATTGTTTTTGCCTGGCGGCCGGGCCACGCCCAGCCGCTGATCGTCGCGGCCAACCGTGACGAGTTCTACGCCCGCCCCAGCCTGCCGCTGGCCCAGTGGCCGGATGCGCCTGAGGTGTACGCTGGCCGGGACCAGGAAGCCGGTGGCACTTGGCTGGGCGTGAATGCCGATGGGCGCTTTGCCGCCCTGACCAATATCCGTGATCCGCATCAGCCACCGGCCCGTAAGTCACGGGGAGAGCTGGTTGCGCGATTTCTCAACGGTTCGCTGCCGATTGATGAGTATTTAGCCGACGTTAACGGCCGTTCAATTGAATATGCCGGATTTAACCTGCTGGTGGGCACGCGGGATGAGTTGTGGCATTACAACGCTAATCACACCGAGCCGACGCGGCTGGCGGCCGGGGTGTATGGATTATCCAATGCGGGGCTCGATACGCCGTGGCCCAAGCTGCTCAAGGCCAAGGCGGCGTTGGGCGCGGTGCTGGATGATCCGCAACCAGAGGCGCTGTTGGATATTTTGAGTGACCCGCAGACCGCGCCGTTTGCGGACTTGCCGGACACCGGGGTGGGGTTGGCGACGGAGAGCCTGCTATCAAGCGTGTTTATTGCCAGTCCAAGTTATGGGACTCGGGCGAGTACGGCGTTGATTGTGAGTGCGGATGGGACGCGGCTGATGGTAGAGCGTAGTTTTGGGCCCCATGGTGGACGGCTTGGCGAAGTCGAATTAAACCTGTAG
- the lgt gene encoding prolipoprotein diacylglyceryl transferase: MLPYPQIDPVALAIGPLKIHWYGLMYLIGIGGAWFLASRRLNRFDPTWTKEKLSDLIFWLSMGVIVGGRLGYVLFYDLSAYIANPTLIFEVWKGGMAFHGGFIGVMIAAWWFGRRNGKSFFQLMDFVAPMVPIGLGAGRIGNFINAELWGKPTDVPWAMVFPPFSDPAQLPRHPSQLYQFALEGVALFLILYIFSRKPRPTMAVSGMFALFYGIFRFIVEFVRVPDAQLGYLAFGWVTMGQILSLPMIIGGLGLLWWAYNRPQPLKNTAL, encoded by the coding sequence ATGCTGCCTTACCCGCAGATCGACCCGGTGGCCCTGGCCATCGGTCCGCTGAAAATCCACTGGTACGGGTTGATGTACCTGATCGGCATCGGCGGTGCCTGGTTTCTGGCCTCTCGACGCCTGAACCGGTTCGACCCGACCTGGACCAAGGAGAAACTCTCCGACCTGATTTTCTGGCTGTCGATGGGAGTGATCGTCGGCGGGCGACTCGGCTATGTGCTGTTCTACGACCTTTCGGCGTATATCGCTAACCCGACACTGATCTTCGAAGTGTGGAAGGGCGGCATGGCGTTCCACGGTGGGTTCATCGGTGTAATGATCGCCGCCTGGTGGTTCGGTCGCCGCAACGGCAAGTCGTTCTTCCAGTTGATGGACTTCGTTGCGCCGATGGTGCCGATCGGCCTGGGCGCCGGGCGTATCGGCAACTTCATCAACGCCGAGTTGTGGGGCAAGCCGACCGACGTGCCGTGGGCCATGGTGTTCCCGCCGTTCAGCGACCCGGCACAACTGCCGCGCCATCCGTCGCAGCTTTACCAGTTCGCGTTGGAAGGCGTGGCACTGTTCCTTATCCTCTACATCTTTTCGCGCAAACCGCGCCCGACCATGGCGGTTTCCGGCATGTTTGCGCTGTTCTACGGGATCTTCCGCTTTATCGTCGAGTTCGTGCGCGTGCCAGATGCACAACTGGGCTACCTGGCGTTCGGTTGGGTGACCATGGGCCAGATCCTCAGCCTGCCGATGATCATCGGCGGCCTGGGCCTGCTGTGGTGGGCGTACAACCGCCCGCAACCTCTGAAGAACACCGCGCTTTAA
- a CDS encoding histidinol-phosphatase, translated as MRLALFDLDNTLLGGDSDHAWGDYLCERGILDPVAYKARNDEFYQDYLAGKLDNAAYLNFCLEILGRTEMAQLDEWHNDYMRDCIEPIILPLAIELLAKHRAAGDKLVIITATNRFVTAPIAARLGVETLIATECEMENGRYTGRSTDVPCFREGKVTRLNRWLEETGYSLEDSYFYSDSMNDLPLLEQVTHPVAVDPDPNLRAEAEKRGWPVITLRG; from the coding sequence ATGCGCCTGGCTTTATTCGACTTGGACAACACCCTTCTCGGCGGTGACAGCGATCACGCCTGGGGCGATTACCTCTGTGAACGCGGGATTCTCGACCCGGTGGCCTACAAGGCCCGCAACGACGAGTTCTACCAGGACTACCTGGCCGGCAAGCTGGACAATGCCGCCTACCTGAACTTCTGCCTGGAGATCCTCGGCCGCACCGAGATGGCCCAGCTGGACGAGTGGCACAACGACTATATGCGCGACTGCATCGAGCCGATCATCCTGCCGCTGGCCATTGAGCTGCTGGCCAAGCACCGCGCCGCCGGTGACAAGTTGGTGATCATCACCGCCACCAACCGTTTCGTCACCGCGCCAATTGCCGCACGCCTGGGCGTGGAAACCCTGATCGCCACCGAGTGCGAAATGGAAAACGGCCGTTACACCGGGCGCAGCACCGATGTGCCCTGCTTCCGTGAAGGCAAGGTGACACGCTTGAACCGCTGGCTGGAAGAAACCGGGTACAGCCTGGAAGACAGCTACTTCTATAGTGACTCGATGAATGACCTGCCGCTGCTGGAGCAGGTGACTCACCCGGTGGCGGTGGATCCGGATCCGAATCTGCGGGCCGAGGCCGAGAAGCGTGGATGGCCGGTGATTACTTTGCGTGGCTGA
- a CDS encoding thymidylate synthase translates to MKQYLELLNDVVTNGLTKGDRTGTGTKAVFARQYRHNLADGFPLLTTKKLHFKSIANELIWMLSGNTNIKWLNENGVRIWDEWATEEGDLGPVYGEQWTAWPTKDGGTINQIDYMVHTLKTNPNSRRILFHGWNVEYLPDETQSPQENARNGKQALPPCHLLYQAFVHDGHLSMQLYIRSSDVFLGLPYNTAALALLTHMLAQQCDLIPHEIIVTTGDTHAYSNHMEQIRTQLARTPKKLPELVIKRKPASIYDYKFEDFEIVGYDADPSIKADVAI, encoded by the coding sequence ATGAAGCAATATCTCGAACTACTGAACGACGTCGTGACCAATGGATTGACCAAGGGCGATCGCACCGGCACCGGCACCAAGGCCGTGTTTGCCCGTCAGTATCGGCATAACTTGGCCGACGGCTTCCCGCTGCTGACCACCAAGAAGCTTCATTTCAAAAGCATCGCCAACGAGCTGATCTGGATGTTGAGTGGCAACACCAACATCAAGTGGCTCAACGAAAACGGCGTGCGCATCTGGGACGAATGGGCCACCGAAGAGGGTGACCTCGGCCCGGTGTACGGCGAGCAGTGGACGGCCTGGCCGACCAAGGACGGCGGCACGATCAACCAGATCGACTACATGGTCCACACCCTCAAGACCAACCCCAACAGCCGCCGCATCCTGTTCCACGGCTGGAACGTCGAGTACCTGCCCGACGAAACACAGAGCCCGCAGGAAAACGCGCGCAACGGCAAACAAGCCTTGCCACCGTGCCACCTGCTGTACCAGGCGTTCGTGCACGACGGTCACCTGTCGATGCAGTTGTACATCCGCAGCTCCGACGTGTTCCTCGGCCTGCCGTACAACACCGCCGCGCTGGCCTTGCTCACCCATATGCTGGCCCAGCAGTGCGACCTGATCCCCCATGAGATCATCGTCACCACCGGCGACACCCACGCCTACAGCAACCACATGGAACAGATCCGCACCCAGCTGGCGCGCACGCCGAAGAAGCTGCCGGAGCTGGTGATCAAGCGCAAACCGGCGTCGATCTACGACTACAAGTTCGAAGACTTCGAGATCGTGGGCTACGACGCCGACCCAAGCATCAAGGCTGACGTCGCGATCTAA
- a CDS encoding DUF2269 family protein has translation METLTTLKVIHMAATVVLLLSGLGLALLAWRKRSAGPAVTVQRPWAFVWLLMGVCVISMPFTGWWLVHLVGWPLGQTWILGSSILYTVAALAWFWLVARLNRLRKGEGGSLNFTLVLAVVSLVGFVAIAGLMGAKPV, from the coding sequence ATGGAAACCCTGACCACCCTGAAAGTTATCCACATGGCAGCCACCGTGGTGTTACTGCTCAGCGGCCTTGGCCTGGCATTGCTGGCCTGGCGCAAACGCAGCGCCGGCCCGGCGGTGACCGTGCAACGCCCGTGGGCCTTTGTTTGGTTGCTGATGGGCGTATGCGTGATCAGCATGCCGTTTACCGGCTGGTGGCTGGTGCACCTGGTGGGCTGGCCGCTGGGCCAGACCTGGATCCTGGGTTCCAGCATCCTCTATACCGTGGCGGCGCTGGCCTGGTTCTGGCTGGTGGCGCGGCTCAATCGCCTGCGCAAAGGCGAGGGCGGTAGCCTGAACTTCACGCTGGTACTGGCGGTGGTCAGTCTGGTGGGGTTTGTGGCGATTGCGGGGCTCATGGGTGCAAAGCCGGTTTGA